Proteins from a single region of Chlamydia buteonis:
- a CDS encoding transporter substrate-binding domain-containing protein encodes MKQLISCLRILFFGCCLFLVGCSSSVKRDKIWIVGTNATYPPFEFIDENGNTIGFDIDLAEAISQKLGKELKVVEFSFDALILNLKKHRIDAILSGMSITQSRQKEIAMIPYHGEGIRELTVVSRQPVNKDDVLPLSKYSSVAVQTGTFHEDYLLSLPGVCVRSFDSTLEVLMEVGCKKSPIAVLEPSVARVVLKEFPDLYTTTVDLPEDKWVLGCGLGIAKDRPEHVKEVQNVLDELQADGTIAKLEKKWGLDKQDF; translated from the coding sequence ATGAAACAGTTGATTTCTTGCCTTCGAATCTTGTTTTTCGGATGTTGTTTATTCTTAGTAGGTTGCAGTTCTTCTGTTAAGAGAGATAAAATTTGGATAGTAGGGACAAATGCTACCTATCCCCCCTTTGAATTTATTGATGAAAATGGAAACACCATTGGTTTTGATATAGATCTTGCTGAAGCTATTAGCCAAAAACTTGGTAAAGAATTGAAGGTTGTGGAGTTCTCTTTTGACGCATTGATTTTAAATTTAAAGAAACATCGCATAGATGCTATTTTGTCAGGAATGTCGATTACGCAATCGCGTCAAAAAGAAATTGCTATGATTCCATATCATGGAGAGGGGATCCGTGAGCTAACTGTTGTATCTAGACAGCCTGTAAATAAAGATGACGTTCTTCCTTTGTCTAAATATTCTTCTGTGGCTGTACAAACGGGGACTTTCCATGAGGATTACCTGTTATCTCTACCAGGAGTCTGTGTGCGTTCTTTTGATAGCACGTTAGAGGTTTTAATGGAGGTGGGTTGTAAGAAGTCCCCAATAGCTGTTCTTGAGCCTTCTGTTGCTCGTGTGGTACTGAAAGAGTTCCCTGATTTATATACGACAACCGTCGACTTACCTGAAGATAAGTGGGTTTTAGGGTGCGGCTTAGGTATAGCGAAAGATCGTCCTGAACACGTGAAAGAAGTTCAAAACGTTTTGGATGAGCTGCAGGCAGATGGAACTATCGCAAAATTAGAAAAAAAATGGGGATTAGATAAACAAGATTTTTAG
- a CDS encoding MBL fold metallo-hydrolase — protein sequence MEKGVGGDASSGKLTFLGSGNPEGIPVAFCPCEMCTGKQIRRLRSSVLIEWAGRHFLIDVGPDFRQQMLENNIEKLDGVFLTHPHYDHMGGIDDLRVWYVLHQQSLPVVLSAFTYKYLCKAREHLVSPPGGDASLSAALNFTILNEDYGESTFLDLPFTYVTYYQKSCEVIGYRFGNLAYLTDMSRYDHKIFSYLSGVDTLILSVSSARPLKAFSGLGYAHLTMSQAEDFASLVGAKKLIFTHISHHLQKELVDYPNKLWAYDGMEVSWSFVR from the coding sequence GTGGAAAAAGGTGTAGGCGGAGATGCTTCATCAGGTAAATTAACCTTTTTAGGTTCAGGAAATCCTGAAGGGATTCCCGTTGCTTTTTGTCCCTGTGAGATGTGCACAGGAAAACAGATACGGCGTTTGCGTTCTTCCGTGCTGATTGAATGGGCTGGGAGGCATTTTCTTATTGATGTCGGTCCCGATTTTCGTCAGCAAATGTTGGAAAATAATATTGAGAAACTTGATGGTGTATTTCTCACCCATCCTCATTATGATCATATGGGTGGTATTGATGATTTGCGTGTTTGGTATGTACTCCATCAGCAGTCTCTCCCTGTCGTTCTTTCGGCTTTTACCTATAAATATCTTTGCAAGGCGCGTGAGCATCTTGTTTCGCCTCCAGGCGGAGACGCCTCGCTTTCTGCTGCTTTAAATTTTACTATTTTAAACGAAGATTATGGTGAGAGTACATTTTTGGATCTCCCTTTTACCTATGTCACCTATTATCAGAAGTCCTGTGAAGTTATAGGGTACCGTTTTGGGAATCTTGCGTACCTTACTGATATGAGTAGGTATGATCATAAGATTTTTAGTTATCTTTCTGGCGTGGATACTCTTATTCTCTCGGTTTCTTCTGCGCGGCCTCTTAAAGCGTTTTCTGGACTAGGTTATGCACATTTGACTATGAGTCAAGCAGAGGACTTCGCTTCTCTTGTAGGCGCAAAAAAGTTAATTTTTACGCATATTAGCCATCACCTGCAAAAAGAGCTGGTAGATTATCCCAATAAGTTGTGGGCTTATGATGGTATGGAAGTTTCTTGGTCGTTCGTTAGGTAG
- a CDS encoding sodium:solute symporter family protein, with amino-acid sequence MNFGLFLCCLLGVQALCLFVGRRGGSTVQDRQGYFLAGRSLKTFSLTMTFIATQIGGGVLLGAAEEAARYGYGVILYPLGVALGLIFLGLGPGRKLALGSIVTVVTLFESVYKSKKLRKMAFLLSALSLFFILVAQIVALDKLFGVFTHGKYLTAIFWITLVFYTSTGGFHGVVRTDIVQALFLLIAVITCAVSVWYGSSEFTPILSNSVFEPIPTSNLLGWIFMPMVFMVVEQDMAQRCVAASSPRRLQWAAIFAGIVILLFNLIPLFLGSLGAKLGVSQGCVLIDTVAYVSGPSLAAIMAAAIGVAILSTADSLISAVAQLISEEVPQISSLNYRYLIGIIAVLAPVAALGFSNIVDLLMLSYGLSVCCLSVPLGAALLTRYQASTPAAWAAVLIGGSVYVSGYFITIPFSRDLIAWLSSLTAFIFIEILYVYIGKLSEEKV; translated from the coding sequence ATGAATTTTGGATTATTTTTATGTTGTTTGCTTGGCGTTCAGGCCTTGTGTTTATTTGTAGGTCGTAGAGGCGGCTCTACAGTTCAGGATCGTCAGGGGTATTTCCTAGCAGGAAGGAGCTTAAAAACGTTTTCTTTAACGATGACGTTTATCGCTACACAAATTGGCGGTGGGGTACTACTCGGTGCAGCTGAAGAAGCTGCACGTTACGGTTATGGAGTGATCTTGTATCCTTTGGGTGTGGCTTTAGGTTTGATATTTCTTGGTCTAGGGCCCGGAAGGAAATTGGCTTTGGGATCGATTGTTACCGTAGTTACGCTTTTTGAGAGTGTGTATAAATCAAAAAAGCTACGTAAAATGGCCTTTCTTCTTTCAGCTCTATCTTTGTTTTTTATTCTTGTAGCGCAGATAGTTGCTTTGGATAAGCTATTCGGCGTTTTCACTCATGGCAAATATCTCACCGCTATTTTTTGGATCACGCTAGTATTTTATACTTCTACAGGAGGATTTCATGGTGTTGTCAGAACAGATATCGTTCAGGCGTTATTTCTTCTTATTGCTGTGATTACTTGTGCTGTTTCTGTTTGGTATGGCTCATCTGAGTTTACTCCAATCTTATCTAACTCTGTTTTTGAGCCCATACCAACGAGCAACCTTCTCGGATGGATTTTCATGCCTATGGTCTTTATGGTTGTCGAGCAAGATATGGCACAACGTTGTGTTGCTGCTTCATCACCGCGAAGACTACAATGGGCAGCAATATTTGCTGGGATCGTAATTCTTTTGTTTAATCTTATCCCCTTATTTTTAGGTTCTCTAGGAGCAAAATTAGGGGTTTCTCAAGGCTGTGTGCTTATTGATACCGTAGCTTATGTAAGCGGACCATCATTAGCAGCTATTATGGCAGCTGCCATTGGTGTGGCCATACTTTCTACAGCAGATTCTTTGATTAGTGCTGTTGCTCAGCTTATTAGTGAAGAAGTGCCTCAAATATCTTCGTTAAACTACCGTTACCTTATTGGCATTATTGCGGTACTAGCTCCTGTTGCTGCTTTAGGCTTTAGCAATATTGTCGATTTGCTGATGCTAAGCTATGGTCTCTCAGTGTGTTGTCTTTCTGTTCCTCTAGGCGCGGCTCTTCTCACTCGCTATCAAGCTAGCACTCCTGCAGCTTGGGCAGCGGTGCTAATAGGGGGGAGCGTGTATGTCAGTGGGTATTTCATCACAATTCCTTTCTCTAGGGATTTGATTGCTTGGTTAAGCTCTCTTACAGCTTTTATTTTTATCGAAATTTTATACGTGTACATCGGGAAGCTTTCTGAAGAGAAAGTCTGA
- a CDS encoding LOG family protein, producing the protein MYNLFHRNHDAISPDGYLTSPLNMLSPNTYEGEIEILNIPEYFLGFHLPKHCLHLNLKSSLAQLGVDAKIKEIELSKERSRARLLLQISSHDPVASVMLTLLEPGDYIAKLFAADDRRLVRSPQYLERMLKHTDKAGMPLLCFGKKLEHLISLDVIDDRLVVTLPTLPGVIHYDHKIYGLLPLIGKALGQPNMRVRNFLSLYQHKIEREKLPLSDHILLIKTEPLHIRTVFARVVDSLLPKGIQHTAANILEPTTQESGDIYEFYGSSTVPVETIPLEFFTIEPYKEHSFFCYRDFLQSSLESEQCLFNIFETTPGTQEKAATFISKGSEILELSQNSWLIGSAKSLYDKKNPYPENLQEYIEEQPCFPFLQAMETGHITSQGVLFSRYFPSSCLKGMLLSYHVNYYLKQIYFQIPSYNYGEYFSEHDRALLMDLYFAGIPTFWVDKVSKHVLQYVKRRGKDSGMFVPITRTQEFRSAYFIGIHGSCMISEGYKEELKELLQGIQNLIQTLPIPGFPPHTPLAIITGGGPGAMAVGNEVATELNLLSCGNIIDFEQSPMKHQDTNPYIQAKMTYRLSSLIQRQEHFHVDLALFVTGGMGTDFEFCLELVSIKTGKKPPVPIFLIGPAAYWREKVTPIYQTNCKTGTNRGSEWVSNCVFCISSPQAGIEIFQRYINNTLPIGPEHPPYPGGFLEV; encoded by the coding sequence ATGTATAACTTATTCCACAGGAACCACGACGCAATTTCTCCTGATGGGTACCTTACCTCTCCCCTGAATATGCTATCGCCAAATACATACGAGGGGGAAATAGAAATACTAAATATCCCCGAGTACTTCTTGGGTTTTCATTTACCTAAGCATTGCTTACATCTCAATCTAAAAAGCTCACTAGCACAATTAGGGGTTGATGCAAAAATTAAAGAAATAGAATTAAGTAAAGAACGTTCCCGAGCACGTTTACTACTACAAATTAGCAGTCATGACCCTGTGGCTTCTGTGATGCTCACACTATTGGAACCTGGTGATTACATTGCAAAATTATTCGCTGCAGATGACCGTCGACTCGTACGCTCCCCACAATACCTAGAAAGAATGCTCAAACATACCGATAAAGCAGGAATGCCTTTGTTATGTTTTGGTAAGAAATTAGAACATCTAATTTCTTTAGATGTTATTGACGACCGCCTAGTCGTGACCCTTCCTACTCTTCCTGGAGTAATTCACTATGATCATAAGATTTATGGCCTCCTTCCTTTAATAGGAAAAGCATTAGGCCAGCCTAACATGAGAGTACGAAATTTCCTATCCCTGTATCAACATAAAATAGAACGTGAAAAACTGCCCCTTAGTGATCATATTTTACTTATAAAAACAGAGCCTTTACATATCCGTACGGTATTTGCTCGTGTTGTCGACTCTCTCCTCCCCAAAGGAATACAACATACCGCAGCGAATATTTTAGAGCCTACCACACAAGAATCCGGGGATATTTACGAATTTTATGGATCTTCCACAGTTCCCGTTGAGACTATTCCTTTAGAATTCTTCACTATAGAACCCTATAAAGAACACTCTTTCTTCTGTTATCGAGATTTCCTACAATCATCTTTAGAGTCCGAACAATGTCTTTTCAATATTTTTGAAACAACACCAGGCACCCAAGAAAAAGCTGCCACATTTATTTCCAAAGGTAGTGAAATTCTCGAGTTATCACAAAACTCTTGGTTGATAGGATCTGCCAAATCCCTATACGACAAAAAAAATCCTTATCCCGAAAACCTTCAAGAATATATCGAAGAACAACCCTGCTTCCCCTTCCTACAAGCTATGGAAACAGGACACATTACCAGCCAGGGAGTACTTTTCTCTCGTTATTTCCCTTCTTCGTGTCTCAAAGGTATGTTGCTTTCCTATCACGTCAACTACTATCTGAAACAAATCTATTTCCAAATACCCTCATACAATTACGGCGAGTATTTTTCTGAGCATGACCGCGCTTTACTTATGGATTTATACTTTGCAGGAATCCCTACGTTCTGGGTAGACAAAGTCTCCAAACACGTTTTGCAATACGTAAAACGTCGCGGAAAAGATTCAGGAATGTTCGTGCCTATAACACGTACCCAAGAGTTTCGCTCTGCTTACTTTATTGGAATCCATGGCTCTTGCATGATTTCAGAGGGGTATAAAGAAGAGCTAAAGGAATTATTACAAGGAATTCAAAATCTTATTCAAACACTCCCTATTCCTGGATTTCCTCCCCATACGCCCTTAGCCATCATAACTGGAGGAGGACCTGGAGCCATGGCCGTTGGCAACGAGGTTGCCACAGAACTCAACCTTCTTTCTTGTGGAAACATTATAGATTTTGAGCAGTCTCCAATGAAACACCAAGATACTAATCCCTACATACAAGCGAAAATGACCTACAGACTCTCCTCTTTAATTCAACGTCAAGAGCACTTTCATGTGGATCTCGCTTTATTTGTCACTGGAGGCATGGGAACAGATTTTGAATTTTGTCTCGAGCTTGTCAGTATAAAAACAGGGAAAAAACCTCCTGTTCCTATATTTTTAATTGGTCCTGCTGCTTATTGGAGGGAGAAAGTGACCCCCATCTACCAAACCAATTGCAAAACTGGAACCAACCGAGGTTCTGAATGGGTAAGCAATTGCGTATTTTGTATTTCTTCCCCTCAAGCTGGTATAGAAATTTTCCAAAGATATATCAACAACACACTACC
- the hflX gene encoding GTPase HflX produces MKKKIKEEKKSRESALGWHFSLPREEQDPSQALAVSFYSGKEDQQRVEEHSEELVSLAESCDITVLETRSWILRSPSSSTYLNEGKLLEIEEILKVFPTIGALIVDEEITASQQRNLEKRLGLVVLDRTELILEIFANRAFTAEAGLQVELARARYLLPRLKRMWGHLSRQKSGGGSGGGFVKGEGEKQIELDRRMVRERIHKLTLDLKSVEKQRKEQRKAKEKRGIPAFALIGYTNSGKSTLLNLLTSAETYVEDKLFATLDPKTRRCVLPSGQRVLVTDTVGFIRKLPHTLVAAFKSTLEAALHEDILLHVVDASHPLAFEHIETTQEILKELGVDHPKIITVLNKIDELPNGKASTKLRLLSPRAVLISAKTGEGIQNLLEAMTDVITEGFPEVTLKFSYKDYGKFTELYDAGLVLSHRRKDDILIVEAYLPKELEKKYRQFIERKRSSQKQIED; encoded by the coding sequence ATGAAAAAAAAGATAAAAGAAGAGAAAAAGAGTCGGGAGAGTGCTTTAGGATGGCATTTTTCTCTTCCCCGTGAAGAGCAAGATCCTTCCCAAGCTTTGGCAGTTTCTTTTTACTCAGGTAAAGAAGATCAACAGCGTGTGGAAGAACATAGTGAAGAGCTAGTTTCTCTTGCAGAATCTTGCGATATTACGGTTTTAGAAACACGTTCATGGATTTTGCGATCTCCATCTTCTTCGACATATTTAAATGAAGGCAAGCTTTTAGAAATCGAAGAGATTTTAAAAGTATTTCCTACGATTGGCGCATTGATTGTTGATGAAGAAATCACCGCTTCGCAGCAGAGGAATCTAGAAAAGCGTTTAGGACTAGTTGTTTTAGATCGTACGGAGTTAATCTTAGAGATTTTTGCTAACCGAGCTTTTACTGCAGAAGCAGGACTTCAGGTAGAATTAGCACGAGCACGTTACCTTCTCCCTCGTTTAAAAAGGATGTGGGGTCACTTATCGCGTCAAAAATCAGGGGGTGGCAGTGGCGGAGGATTTGTTAAGGGAGAAGGGGAGAAGCAAATCGAACTGGATAGAAGGATGGTTCGTGAAAGAATTCACAAATTAACTTTGGATCTTAAATCAGTAGAAAAGCAAAGAAAAGAGCAGCGCAAGGCTAAAGAAAAACGGGGGATTCCTGCATTTGCTTTGATTGGTTATACCAATTCTGGGAAAAGTACTTTGTTGAATCTTTTAACTTCTGCGGAAACTTACGTTGAGGACAAACTTTTTGCTACTTTAGATCCTAAAACACGTAGGTGTGTTCTTCCTAGTGGGCAACGTGTTCTTGTTACAGATACAGTAGGGTTTATCCGGAAATTGCCCCACACTCTTGTTGCAGCATTTAAAAGTACTTTAGAAGCTGCGTTACATGAAGATATTTTACTTCATGTTGTAGATGCTTCGCATCCCTTAGCTTTTGAGCATATAGAAACCACGCAAGAGATCTTAAAAGAATTAGGAGTAGACCATCCTAAAATCATCACAGTGTTAAATAAGATCGATGAGCTTCCCAACGGTAAGGCATCTACTAAGCTTCGTTTGCTCTCACCACGCGCTGTATTAATTTCTGCAAAAACCGGAGAGGGAATTCAAAATCTTCTTGAGGCGATGACTGATGTCATTACTGAAGGCTTTCCTGAAGTTACATTAAAATTTTCTTATAAGGATTATGGCAAATTTACAGAGCTGTATGATGCAGGTTTGGTCTTATCGCATCGTCGTAAAGATGATATTTTAATTGTAGAAGCTTATTTACCCAAAGAACTGGAAAAAAAATACCGGCAGTTTATTGAGCGTAAACGTTCTTCTCAAAAGCAAATAGAAGATTAG
- a CDS encoding MYG1 family protein → MRIPRSVGTHDGSFHADEVTACALLILFDLVDEEKIIRTRNPEKLAECEYVCDVGGVYSPDQKRFDHHQVSYEGPWSSAGMVLDYLREQRLIDLEEYHFLNHTLIHGIDEQDNGRFFSKEGFCSFSDIIKIYNPEEGRNASDTDFFFSLKFTIDLLKRLRNKFRYDRMCRDVVRSAMEKDEFCLFFDRPLAWQENFFFLGGEQHPAAFVCFPACDQWILRGIPPTLDRRMEVRVPFPESWAGLLGKELEEISGIPGAIFCHKGLFLSVWDSKEHCRRALQLVLENRGLV, encoded by the coding sequence ATGCGAATTCCAAGAAGCGTTGGTACACACGACGGTTCTTTTCATGCTGATGAGGTTACAGCGTGTGCTTTACTTATTTTGTTCGATCTTGTTGATGAAGAGAAGATCATCCGTACGCGAAATCCTGAAAAGCTCGCAGAGTGCGAATATGTATGTGATGTCGGTGGGGTATATTCCCCAGATCAAAAAAGATTTGACCACCACCAGGTATCTTATGAAGGACCCTGGAGTAGCGCGGGAATGGTATTGGATTATCTTAGGGAACAACGACTTATTGATCTAGAAGAATATCATTTTCTAAATCATACATTAATTCATGGCATCGATGAACAAGATAATGGAAGGTTTTTTTCAAAAGAAGGCTTTTGTTCTTTTTCTGATATAATTAAAATCTATAATCCTGAAGAAGGAAGGAATGCTTCGGATACGGATTTCTTTTTCTCTTTAAAATTTACTATCGACTTATTGAAGCGTTTGAGAAATAAGTTTCGCTACGATCGCATGTGTAGAGATGTTGTCAGATCTGCCATGGAAAAAGATGAATTTTGTTTATTTTTTGATCGTCCGTTGGCATGGCAAGAAAATTTCTTTTTTTTAGGTGGTGAGCAGCACCCTGCAGCGTTTGTGTGTTTCCCTGCTTGTGATCAATGGATTCTTAGGGGGATCCCTCCGACTTTAGATAGGCGTATGGAAGTGCGTGTGCCCTTCCCAGAAAGTTGGGCAGGACTTCTTGGCAAAGAGCTCGAAGAAATCAGTGGTATTCCTGGAGCAATTTTTTGCCATAAGGGATTGTTTTTGTCTGTTTGGGATAGCAAAGAACATTGTCGGCGAGCCTTGCAGTTGGTATTAGAAAATCGAGGATTAGTATGA
- the aroF gene encoding 3-deoxy-7-phosphoheptulonate synthase — protein sequence MLTTTYPLPHALKQSAKDSNFLLSLSSDIVVGKGDPLLIAGPCTLESYEHTVTIGLAAKAAGATVLRGSIRKPRTSPFTFQGWGKEKVIWHKEAQRIHGLLTETEVLDVRDVEITAENVDILRIGARNMQNFVLLQEVSQSHRPVILKRHPSATIEEWLSSAEYLLNSPTCPGVILCERGIRTFEMSTRYTLDLNTVALLKEVSPLPVIVDPSHAAGKRSLVSPLAKAAMAAGADGLMIEIHESPEKALCDGKQHITPEELSDLFSSIREKHSICQEIGR from the coding sequence ATTCTTACGACTACTTATCCTCTCCCACACGCGTTAAAACAATCTGCTAAGGATTCGAATTTTCTTCTCTCCCTATCTTCTGATATCGTCGTAGGGAAAGGTGATCCTCTTCTCATAGCAGGCCCCTGCACTCTAGAAAGCTACGAGCATACTGTGACTATCGGCCTTGCTGCCAAAGCAGCAGGAGCTACAGTACTGCGAGGATCTATAAGAAAACCTAGAACAAGCCCATTCACCTTTCAAGGCTGGGGGAAAGAAAAGGTGATTTGGCATAAAGAAGCTCAGCGTATTCACGGCCTACTTACGGAAACAGAAGTCTTAGATGTTCGTGATGTAGAAATTACAGCAGAAAACGTCGATATTCTTCGCATCGGAGCAAGGAATATGCAAAACTTTGTCCTGCTTCAAGAAGTCAGCCAAAGTCATCGCCCCGTTATTCTTAAACGTCACCCTTCCGCAACTATAGAAGAGTGGTTATCCTCTGCAGAATATCTTCTGAATTCTCCCACATGTCCCGGTGTAATTCTTTGCGAACGCGGTATACGCACTTTTGAAATGTCCACACGGTATACCCTAGACCTGAACACCGTGGCTTTACTTAAAGAAGTGAGTCCTCTTCCAGTGATTGTAGATCCTTCTCATGCTGCGGGGAAACGTTCTTTAGTGTCTCCTCTAGCAAAAGCTGCTATGGCCGCTGGTGCTGATGGCTTAATGATAGAAATACATGAGTCCCCAGAAAAAGCTCTCTGTGATGGGAAACAACACATCACACCCGAAGAACTTAGTGATCTATTCTCATCCATAAGAGAGAAACACTCTATCTGCCAAGAAATTGGTAGATAG
- a CDS encoding HEAT repeat domain-containing protein produces MRQHLLIGDFPRAIKEAKAILSSSECSLSETRLALKALAQGKDYESWNQEFTKARKCYPQLAKDRDTLEDFAQQVLSDGMRHPSMTVRAVSILSIGLARDFRLVPLVLASLSDDSVIVRTLGLQVVLQYGSKSLKDAVCKIARHDDSMQVRMMAYQIAAILDIEELLPYLQERANNKLVDGEERREAWKASLMLTPHLLSRSRVQEDMDQALFACELLHHLGEEKDESILLDLLSIQYPEVQEAALRAALSCGREVSCESKKVADQVHYIAQTSPFPKIRLQAAALLYLQGDPLGEDLLVQGLLSPLASICESASAAVCSLGIGGKDLADRYLNIVVSRKAAANLAILLLVSRTHVERAGDVIADFISDPEMCWAIEQFLWSSQWNPKSASLPLYFDMVKREIGRKLIRLLAVSKYSKVKKVTGDFLSNRQQHGWSFFSGLFWEEGDEQTAQIWTADNSFASKLESTLARLCQKKNSESLHQAMQLYPESRWQDKLAILEGIAFSENTEGVDFLLECCYHETPSLRCAAAGALFALFK; encoded by the coding sequence TTGCGTCAGCATTTGCTTATTGGTGATTTCCCTCGAGCTATTAAGGAAGCTAAGGCTATTTTGTCCTCTTCCGAATGTTCGCTCTCCGAAACCCGACTTGCCCTAAAAGCATTAGCACAGGGGAAGGATTACGAATCTTGGAATCAGGAGTTTACTAAAGCACGTAAATGCTACCCGCAACTTGCTAAAGATCGTGATACTTTAGAAGATTTTGCTCAACAAGTTCTTTCCGATGGTATGCGCCACCCTTCAATGACTGTACGAGCAGTGAGTATACTCTCGATAGGCTTAGCCAGAGACTTTCGTTTAGTCCCTCTTGTTTTAGCGAGTCTATCCGATGATAGCGTGATTGTGCGTACCTTGGGTCTACAGGTAGTCTTGCAGTATGGATCTAAGAGTTTAAAAGATGCTGTCTGTAAAATTGCTCGTCACGATGATTCTATGCAAGTGCGGATGATGGCATATCAAATTGCTGCGATTTTAGATATAGAAGAACTCCTTCCTTATCTTCAAGAACGTGCGAATAACAAACTTGTCGATGGGGAGGAACGTAGGGAGGCATGGAAAGCTTCTCTAATGCTTACCCCACATTTGCTTTCTAGATCTAGAGTACAAGAAGATATGGATCAGGCTTTATTTGCCTGTGAACTCCTGCATCATTTGGGGGAAGAAAAAGATGAGAGTATTCTCTTGGATTTATTATCTATTCAGTACCCTGAAGTTCAAGAAGCAGCATTACGCGCAGCATTGTCTTGTGGACGAGAGGTGAGCTGTGAATCAAAAAAAGTTGCTGATCAAGTGCACTACATTGCTCAAACGTCTCCATTCCCCAAAATACGTCTACAAGCAGCAGCCCTTCTCTATCTTCAAGGAGATCCTTTAGGGGAAGATTTGCTAGTACAAGGTTTACTTTCTCCCCTCGCCTCGATTTGTGAGTCAGCGTCTGCTGCCGTATGTTCTTTAGGAATAGGTGGAAAAGATCTTGCTGATAGGTATTTGAATATCGTGGTCTCTAGGAAAGCCGCGGCAAATCTCGCTATTTTGCTGCTTGTAAGTCGTACGCATGTGGAAAGAGCTGGTGATGTTATAGCTGATTTTATCAGTGATCCTGAGATGTGCTGGGCTATAGAACAGTTTCTTTGGAGTTCACAATGGAATCCTAAAAGTGCTTCCCTGCCTCTCTATTTTGATATGGTAAAAAGAGAGATAGGGAGAAAGCTGATCCGTTTGCTTGCTGTATCAAAATATAGTAAAGTAAAAAAAGTTACGGGAGATTTTCTTTCTAATCGGCAACAACATGGCTGGAGTTTTTTTTCAGGATTATTCTGGGAAGAAGGAGATGAGCAAACGGCGCAGATATGGACTGCAGATAACAGTTTTGCTTCTAAGTTAGAGTCAACTTTAGCTAGATTGTGTCAGAAAAAAAATAGCGAATCTTTGCATCAAGCTATGCAGCTCTATCCTGAAAGTCGTTGGCAGGATAAACTTGCTATTTTAGAAGGTATCGCTTTTTCGGAAAATACCGAGGGTGTGGATTTCCTTCTGGAATGTTGTTACCATGAAACCCCTTCGCTACGTTGTGCAGCAGCAGGGGCTTTATTTGCTCTATTTAAGTAG
- a CDS encoding histidine triad nucleotide-binding protein — MTIFEKIIEGSIDCEKVFENENFIAIKDRFPQAAVHLLIIPKKHIEKLQDMQEEDFSLLAEAGKIIQQLAEAFGIADGYRVVINNGVDGGQSVFHLHIHLLGGSSLGAIA; from the coding sequence ATGACCATTTTTGAAAAAATTATCGAAGGCTCGATAGATTGTGAAAAAGTTTTTGAAAATGAAAATTTTATAGCCATAAAAGATCGCTTCCCTCAGGCTGCTGTTCATTTGTTGATTATTCCTAAAAAACACATAGAAAAATTACAAGATATGCAAGAAGAGGATTTTTCTTTACTTGCTGAAGCAGGAAAAATTATTCAGCAATTAGCGGAAGCTTTTGGTATTGCTGATGGATATCGTGTCGTAATCAATAATGGTGTTGACGGGGGACAGAGCGTATTCCATTTACATATTCATCTTTTAGGTGGAAGCTCATTGGGGGCTATTGCCTAA